Proteins encoded within one genomic window of Terriglobia bacterium:
- a CDS encoding AbrB/MazE/SpoVT family DNA-binding domain-containing protein produces MVIPARLRRLLGIEEGTTVVITEEKGRLVMQPITAEFIRGLRGSLKREPSALTSLAEERKREQVA; encoded by the coding sequence ATGGTTATACCCGCCCGCCTCCGACGTCTTCTAGGCATCGAGGAGGGCACGACGGTAGTCATCACGGAAGAGAAAGGGCGACTGGTGATGCAGCCGATTACGGCTGAGTTCATTCGCGGGCTAAGAGGCTCCTTGAAACGAGAACCCTCCGCTCTGACGAGTCTAGCCGAGGAGCGAAAGCGAGAACAGGTCGCATGA
- a CDS encoding site-specific integrase, with protein sequence MQKITVSIYVRCHGSRDYERANPRKTYSADTIFVLRYKQRGKRVWQTLDVPNYDQAVIQAKKKQIALLVEQANIDMGVLPATVEPKPAQNPHPPLSDLKERFLEFKRTTCKKDGTPLDEETVDAYEQQVTEFLKACQHEYPADVDAMDLRRYMAALRQRGLTHRSVCNNYTSIACFLKFCGVDHKNLLPYSERPTPDDGTPEAYEEAEMRRFFAALTRERDRLAFEVLLKTGLREREMTTLEWADLNLGASPTVTVQSRKPHLKFRTKTGKGRAIPLEKNLALKLAAWKMKYPGTRLLFGTASDKEDSHFYRVCVETAKQAGMDPANFWLHKFRDTFGTWTCRAGKVDLRTLQHWMGHSSITMTERYLAPGQGAYAQDGINQTFNVNLGEDVLVMAAVQ encoded by the coding sequence ATGCAGAAAATCACCGTCAGCATCTACGTCCGCTGCCACGGCAGCCGCGATTACGAACGGGCCAACCCACGCAAGACCTACTCAGCCGACACCATCTTCGTCCTGCGCTACAAGCAGCGCGGGAAACGGGTCTGGCAGACCTTGGACGTCCCCAATTACGATCAGGCTGTAATCCAAGCCAAGAAGAAGCAGATCGCGCTCCTGGTGGAGCAGGCGAACATCGATATGGGCGTACTGCCAGCGACGGTTGAGCCGAAGCCGGCCCAGAACCCCCACCCGCCCCTGTCCGACCTCAAGGAGCGGTTCCTGGAGTTCAAGCGCACCACTTGTAAGAAGGATGGCACCCCGCTGGACGAAGAAACTGTGGACGCCTACGAGCAGCAGGTGACGGAGTTCCTGAAGGCTTGCCAGCACGAGTACCCAGCTGATGTGGACGCGATGGACCTACGGCGGTACATGGCGGCTCTACGGCAACGCGGATTGACGCATCGCTCAGTCTGTAACAACTACACCAGCATCGCGTGCTTCCTGAAATTCTGCGGAGTAGACCACAAGAATTTGCTGCCGTACAGCGAGAGGCCCACCCCGGATGACGGGACGCCGGAAGCGTACGAGGAAGCGGAAATGCGGCGGTTCTTCGCGGCCTTGACGCGAGAGCGCGATCGTCTGGCGTTCGAGGTTTTGCTCAAGACCGGATTGCGGGAACGAGAGATGACGACGTTGGAGTGGGCCGACTTGAATCTAGGGGCCAGCCCCACCGTCACTGTCCAGTCACGGAAACCCCATCTGAAGTTTCGGACCAAGACTGGCAAGGGCCGGGCCATTCCACTGGAGAAGAATCTGGCACTCAAGCTGGCAGCGTGGAAGATGAAGTACCCTGGCACCCGGCTCCTGTTCGGGACCGCGTCGGACAAGGAGGACTCGCACTTCTACCGGGTTTGCGTGGAGACGGCGAAACAGGCTGGCATGGACCCGGCGAACTTCTGGCTTCACAAATTCCGGGATACGTTCGGCACCTGGACTTGCCGAGCGGGCAAGGTGGACCTGCGCACCCTACAGCACTGGATGGGTCACAGCAGCATCACGATGACCGAACGGTACTTGGCACCGGGTCAGGGCGCTTACGCGCAGGACGGCATCAACCAGACATTCAACGTCAATCTAGGCGAGGATGTGTTGGTGATGGCGGCTGTGCAGTAA
- a CDS encoding type II toxin-antitoxin system VapC family toxin, giving the protein MKRYMLDASAVIAFLEDRGGAEVVEDLLGKAASSQQFLQVSVVNWGEIYSAICRVTGREAANRKIEELEQLPIELVDVDSAVTKLAAELSAQYKLPYLSCIGAATAKTHKATFVTAEKEFESVGNDLKLLLV; this is encoded by the coding sequence ATGAAGCGATACATGCTGGACGCATCTGCGGTTATCGCCTTTCTGGAAGATCGTGGCGGAGCGGAAGTGGTCGAGGATCTCCTCGGAAAAGCTGCCAGCAGCCAACAGTTCTTACAAGTGTCAGTTGTTAACTGGGGAGAAATATATTCGGCCATCTGTCGCGTTACCGGGCGCGAGGCTGCCAATCGAAAGATCGAAGAACTCGAGCAATTGCCCATTGAACTTGTAGACGTGGACAGTGCCGTGACCAAGTTGGCAGCAGAACTGAGTGCCCAGTACAAATTACCCTATCTGAGCTGCATAGGAGCAGCAACCGCCAAGACGCATAAGGCCACGTTTGTTACGGCAGAAAAGGAGTTCGAGTCTGTAGGAAATGATCTGAAGTTGCTGTTGGTATGA